A stretch of the Halorussus salinus genome encodes the following:
- the eif1A gene encoding translation initiation factor eIF-1A: MSENSGRRNLRMPDDSEQFAIVTEMLGKNRVRLRCNDGVERMGRIPGRMRKRIWIRRDDIVLCEPWDWQDEKADIEWRYDGSAQDQLRREGHINV, encoded by the coding sequence GTGAGTGAAAATTCTGGGCGACGGAACCTCCGCATGCCCGACGACTCCGAACAGTTCGCTATCGTAACCGAGATGCTCGGCAAGAACCGCGTACGCCTGCGCTGTAACGACGGCGTAGAGCGCATGGGCCGGATTCCGGGCCGGATGCGAAAGCGAATCTGGATTCGACGCGACGACATCGTGCTGTGCGAACCGTGGGACTGGCAGGACGAGAAAGCCGACATTGAGTGGCGCTACGACGGGTCCGCGCAGGACCAACTGCGGCGCGAAGGCCACATCAACGTCTAA
- a CDS encoding HalOD1 output domain-containing protein: MSMSRKNIDPVEIESTSENGDPNSTYVFDISQHMLDGEVCTGVALALSEVVERDPAQMTPLSSVVDCDALQLFFRTRRYGDLRDDVSVSFPYDVYEVTVHSSGRILVTG; this comes from the coding sequence ATGAGTATGTCGAGAAAGAACATCGACCCTGTGGAAATCGAATCTACCTCCGAAAACGGCGACCCTAACTCTACCTACGTCTTCGACATCAGCCAGCACATGCTCGACGGCGAAGTGTGCACAGGTGTCGCGCTCGCACTCTCGGAGGTGGTCGAGCGCGACCCCGCACAGATGACGCCTCTCAGCTCGGTCGTGGACTGCGACGCGCTCCAGTTGTTCTTCCGAACGCGCCGGTACGGCGACCTCCGGGACGACGTGTCGGTGTCGTTTCCCTACGACGTGTACGAGGTCACGGTCCATTCGAGCGGTCGCATCCTCGTGACGGGCTAA